Proteins from one Chthoniobacterales bacterium genomic window:
- the mnmA gene encoding tRNA 2-thiouridine(34) synthase MnmA: protein MKGNGRRVLVGMSGGVDSSVTAYLLKRDGWEVIGVTMKVWPQDCISRAEDKCCGPSAIADARGVAHALGIPHYVVDEADQFEKLVIDYFSSEYRAGRTPNPCVMCNEKLKFGNLWTKAAALGAEYIATGHYAIIEHHQGGPEGQDRAVLRRGLDDRKDQSYFLFSLRQAQLQRAVTPLGGMTKPEIREIAREIGLKVADKVDSQEICFVPGNDYKAFLRSHLGESEFHPGGIYDTAGKYLAPHEGIEMFTIGQRKGLPGGSPYPLYVIDIDAENSRVIVGREEELVREEFEIDNANWHIPDLTEPLEVTVKIRYAHPGAAAIVHPAENGRHRVQLVIPQRAVTPGQAAVLYVGDQVVGGGWIVRQAATIRLHDAVAA, encoded by the coding sequence ATGAAAGGCAACGGCAGACGGGTGCTCGTTGGCATGAGTGGTGGGGTGGATTCCAGTGTGACCGCCTACCTGCTCAAGCGCGACGGCTGGGAAGTCATCGGCGTGACCATGAAGGTCTGGCCGCAGGACTGCATTTCGCGCGCCGAGGACAAGTGCTGCGGCCCGTCCGCCATTGCCGATGCCCGCGGCGTTGCCCACGCGCTCGGCATCCCGCATTACGTCGTCGACGAGGCCGATCAGTTCGAGAAACTCGTCATCGATTACTTCTCGAGCGAATACCGCGCCGGCCGCACGCCGAATCCGTGCGTGATGTGCAACGAGAAGCTCAAGTTCGGCAATCTCTGGACGAAGGCCGCCGCGCTCGGCGCGGAATACATCGCCACTGGCCACTACGCAATCATCGAGCACCATCAGGGAGGCCCCGAGGGCCAGGACCGCGCCGTGCTTCGCCGTGGCCTCGATGACCGCAAGGACCAGAGCTACTTTCTTTTTTCGCTCCGTCAGGCGCAGCTCCAGCGCGCCGTGACGCCGCTCGGCGGCATGACGAAGCCCGAGATTCGCGAGATCGCCCGCGAGATCGGCCTCAAGGTCGCCGACAAGGTCGACAGCCAGGAGATCTGCTTCGTTCCCGGCAACGACTACAAGGCCTTCCTCCGTTCACACCTCGGCGAGAGCGAATTCCACCCCGGCGGCATTTACGACACCGCGGGCAAATATCTCGCCCCGCACGAGGGCATCGAGATGTTCACGATCGGCCAGCGCAAGGGCCTGCCCGGCGGCTCGCCGTATCCGCTCTACGTGATCGACATCGACGCCGAGAACTCGCGCGTGATCGTCGGCCGCGAGGAGGAACTGGTCCGCGAGGAATTCGAGATCGATAACGCGAACTGGCACATTCCCGACCTCACGGAGCCGCTCGAAGTGACGGTGAAGATTCGCTACGCCCACCCCGGCGCCGCGGCCATCGTCCACCCCGCGGAGAACGGCCGCCATCGCGTGCAGCTCGTCATTCCGCAGCGCGCCGTCACGCCCGGCCAGGCGGCCGTGCTCTACGTCGGCGATCAGGTCGTCGGCGGCGGATGGATTGTCCGCCAGGCCGCCACCATTCGGCTCCATGACGCCGTCGCCGCCTGA
- the cutA gene encoding divalent-cation tolerance protein CutA, with amino-acid sequence MTPSPPEVRLLVTTFAKEADATSAVRMLIREKLAACGTLFHRARSIYIWDGKLEDTEEIVVWIKTSPTRTEAAAQRLREIHPYDCPEILTLDAQSLNPAYTSWVNENTKAP; translated from the coding sequence ATGACGCCGTCGCCGCCTGAGGTTCGTCTGCTCGTCACCACGTTCGCGAAGGAAGCGGATGCCACCAGCGCCGTTCGCATGCTCATTCGCGAGAAGCTCGCCGCCTGCGGCACGCTCTTCCACCGCGCCCGCTCCATCTACATCTGGGACGGCAAACTCGAGGACACCGAGGAAATCGTGGTCTGGATAAAGACCTCCCCCACCCGCACCGAAGCTGCCGCGCAGCGCCTCCGCGAGATTCATCCCTACGACTGCCCGGAGATCCTCACCCTCGACGCACAAAGCCTGAACCCCGCCTACACCTCGTGGGTCAACGAGAATACAAAAGCTCCTTAG